A genomic window from bacterium includes:
- a CDS encoding cytidylate kinase-like family protein, whose amino-acid sequence MLITISRQYLAGAPAVALRVAEGLGWTVVDDDFVGAIAEKSGLSRDDVESLEESVPTFLERFAQSSALSFPEFLVSTPSAIEEPDAVKLAHITKEWIEELGHRDRIVLVGRAAAAILARERDVLHVRLVASRDHRIGLAMHEHGMGEAEAAAFLDERDRARARYHKENYGRDWNDPVHYHMVLNTELLGTDGAADLVIARARSVGWGASGD is encoded by the coding sequence ATGTTGATCACGATCTCCCGCCAGTACCTGGCCGGTGCGCCCGCCGTGGCGCTTCGCGTGGCCGAGGGCCTCGGCTGGACCGTCGTCGACGACGATTTCGTCGGCGCCATCGCCGAGAAGTCGGGGCTCTCGCGGGACGACGTCGAGAGCCTCGAGGAGAGCGTGCCGACCTTCCTCGAACGCTTCGCCCAATCCTCGGCGCTCTCCTTTCCCGAGTTCCTGGTTTCGACGCCGTCGGCGATCGAAGAGCCCGACGCCGTCAAGCTGGCGCACATCACGAAGGAGTGGATCGAGGAGCTCGGCCACCGCGACCGGATCGTCCTGGTCGGTCGCGCGGCGGCGGCGATCCTCGCGCGCGAACGAGACGTGCTCCACGTGCGGCTCGTCGCCTCCCGCGATCACCGGATCGGCCTCGCGATGCACGAGCACGGCATGGGCGAGGCGGAGGCCGCGGCCTTCCTCGACGAACGCGACCGCGCCCGGGCCCGGTACCACAAGGAGAACTACGGGCGCGATTGGAACGATCCGGTCCACTACCACATGGTGTTGAACACGGAGCTCCTCGGCACCGATGGCGCAGCCGACCTGGTCATCGCCCGCGCCCGGTCGGTCGGATGGGGCGCCTCCGGCGACTAG
- a CDS encoding MFS transporter codes for MSDPNESAPADSRWSRATESLRNTQFRRLFVGNLAFFLAMGGQGLVRPWIALELTDDPFALGLTGAAMAAPMFFLSPLGGALADRLDRRTLIATALSLALLTEAVVYVLLVTDRIEFWHLVVASAALGACFPLQMPARAAIVANLVDRKALGAAMGVNMTGMNLTQMLGPAMAGTLATWVGIEGAYGFNLCLYVVAIAATFSVRSAPPATRPTASLYENVLEGFRYLRSDRMVAILLLFGLVPQFLAMPFQQVLPVFARDVWVVGPWGLGMLSFAVGVGAMVGSMYIATRDQRKPRLPMMMVSVIVFCLLIAAFALSPSIWPAVVLAFLGNIGASVFRTLNNVSIQLVIPDEVRGRVSSFLMMSVSLPLLGGLPVTRVASAYGAPTAVAGACVLALVLALLFWVGSPSLRAVDERVRTKLREP; via the coding sequence ATGAGTGACCCGAACGAAAGCGCGCCCGCCGACTCCCGTTGGAGTCGCGCGACCGAGTCACTCCGGAACACGCAGTTCCGACGACTCTTCGTCGGCAATCTGGCGTTCTTCCTGGCGATGGGCGGACAGGGCCTCGTGCGGCCGTGGATTGCCCTCGAGCTGACAGATGATCCCTTCGCGCTCGGTCTGACGGGGGCCGCGATGGCGGCACCGATGTTCTTCCTGTCTCCCCTCGGAGGGGCGCTCGCCGATCGCCTCGACCGACGGACGCTGATCGCGACGGCGCTCTCGCTCGCGCTCCTGACCGAAGCGGTCGTCTACGTCCTCCTCGTGACCGACCGGATCGAGTTCTGGCACCTCGTCGTCGCGTCGGCGGCGCTCGGCGCCTGCTTCCCGCTCCAGATGCCCGCGCGCGCCGCAATCGTCGCGAACCTCGTCGATCGCAAGGCGCTCGGTGCGGCGATGGGCGTGAACATGACCGGCATGAACCTCACCCAGATGCTGGGGCCGGCGATGGCCGGGACGCTCGCGACCTGGGTCGGGATCGAAGGGGCCTACGGCTTCAATCTGTGCCTCTATGTCGTCGCGATCGCAGCGACGTTCTCGGTCCGCAGCGCGCCGCCGGCCACGCGACCGACGGCCTCGCTCTACGAGAACGTGCTCGAGGGGTTTCGCTATCTGCGCTCGGACCGGATGGTCGCGATCCTGCTCCTGTTCGGGCTCGTCCCGCAGTTCCTGGCGATGCCCTTCCAGCAGGTGCTGCCGGTCTTCGCGCGGGACGTGTGGGTCGTCGGGCCGTGGGGACTCGGGATGCTGAGCTTCGCCGTGGGGGTCGGCGCGATGGTGGGCTCGATGTACATCGCGACCCGCGACCAACGCAAGCCGCGCTTGCCGATGATGATGGTCAGCGTGATCGTGTTCTGCCTCCTGATCGCTGCCTTCGCGCTCTCGCCGAGCATCTGGCCGGCCGTCGTCCTCGCGTTCCTCGGCAACATCGGAGCGAGCGTCTTCCGAACGCTCAACAACGTCTCGATCCAGCTCGTGATTCCCGACGAGGTGCGCGGCCGCGTCTCCAGCTTCCTGATGATGAGCGTTTCGCTTCCACTGCTCGGCGGGCTGCCCGTGACGCGGGTCGCCAGCGCCTACGGCGCGCCGACCGCGGTGGCGGGGGCCTGTGTGCTGGCGCTCGTTCTGGCGCTGCTGTTCTGGGTCGGCAGCCCGAGCTTGCGCGCCGTGGACGAGCGCGTGCGAACGAAGCTCAGGGAGCCTTGA
- a CDS encoding NAD(+)/NADH kinase, protein MESAGTLGIIVNPHSGRDARRLFARAGTSTIDDKRNQVTRIVVGAAASGVKKILLSRDSFRIASAATEALTLDVECELLETELTGHGVDSQRAALAMKEAGCAAIVALGGDGTSRAITQCWRDVVLLPLSTGTNNVFPFNAEATIAGAAAGLVASGRLPLEDGARRAKIVEVRCEDGRESLALIDAAMLVNDHPGSLLQADPEKLASVLLTRAEPDSVGLSPVGGLLMPCFADDEFAVEVQTRPEPKPETTGKSLRIPISPGLYANVGLEGVERVDLGAEVRWTGPGLLAFDGDREIVLEDGESAILRVVREGPWVIDPNRTMIAAAEQGLYRDLGHWHDQRSGATGSCC, encoded by the coding sequence ATGGAGAGCGCGGGCACCCTCGGCATCATCGTCAATCCCCACTCCGGCCGCGATGCGAGACGTCTCTTCGCACGCGCCGGGACGTCGACCATCGACGACAAGCGCAACCAGGTGACGCGCATCGTCGTGGGGGCCGCCGCTTCGGGCGTGAAGAAGATCCTGCTCTCGCGGGACTCCTTCCGGATCGCCTCCGCCGCAACCGAGGCGCTCACCCTCGACGTGGAGTGCGAGCTGCTCGAGACCGAGCTCACCGGCCACGGTGTCGACAGCCAGCGTGCCGCCCTCGCCATGAAGGAAGCGGGCTGCGCCGCGATCGTCGCGCTCGGCGGCGACGGCACGAGCCGGGCGATTACCCAGTGCTGGCGCGACGTCGTGCTCCTCCCCCTCTCGACGGGCACCAACAACGTGTTCCCGTTCAACGCGGAAGCGACGATCGCCGGCGCCGCCGCGGGTCTGGTCGCCTCCGGGCGCCTGCCCCTCGAAGACGGCGCCCGTCGCGCCAAGATCGTCGAGGTCCGCTGTGAGGACGGGCGCGAGAGCCTGGCGCTGATCGACGCCGCGATGCTCGTGAACGACCACCCCGGATCGCTCCTGCAGGCGGACCCCGAGAAGCTCGCGAGCGTTCTGCTGACCCGCGCCGAGCCCGACAGCGTCGGCCTCTCTCCGGTGGGCGGGCTCCTCATGCCCTGCTTCGCCGACGACGAGTTCGCGGTCGAAGTCCAGACCCGTCCGGAGCCGAAGCCCGAGACGACGGGCAAGTCCCTGCGGATTCCGATCTCGCCCGGGCTCTACGCGAACGTCGGGCTCGAGGGGGTCGAGCGCGTCGATCTGGGCGCCGAGGTGCGCTGGACCGGGCCGGGGCTCCTCGCCTTCGACGGGGACCGGGAGATCGTGCTCGAAGACGGCGAGAGCGCGATCCTGCGCGTCGTTCGCGAGGGACCCTGGGTGATCGATCCGAATCGCACGATGATCGCCGCCGCCGAGCAGGGGCTCTACCGCGACCTCGGTCATTGGCACGACCAGCGCTCGGGCGCGACCGGCAGCTGCTGTTAG
- a CDS encoding Sir2 family NAD-dependent protein deacetylase: MSTEETREALETVRGWIRDARSVACLTGAGISTDSGIPDFRGPQGLWTKDPDAEKMATLQVYVSDPDVRKKSWRWRLETEANKKRPNAGHQALVDLERAGHLDTLVTQNVDGLHQAAGTDPARVVEIHGTLEEVQCLDCGERAPMIRALARVEAGEEDPDCRTCGGMLKSATISFGQGLVEDDLARAFAAAEDCDLLLAVGTTLAVYPIASMVPIAKEGGARIVIVNGEATEMDAIADALLRGSISDILPALVPGA; the protein is encoded by the coding sequence ATGAGCACGGAAGAGACGCGAGAAGCCCTCGAGACCGTTCGTGGCTGGATCCGGGACGCGCGCTCCGTCGCGTGCCTGACCGGCGCCGGAATCTCCACCGACTCGGGGATCCCGGATTTCCGGGGTCCCCAGGGCCTCTGGACCAAGGATCCGGACGCCGAGAAGATGGCCACGCTCCAGGTCTACGTATCGGATCCAGACGTCCGCAAGAAGTCCTGGCGCTGGCGTCTCGAGACCGAGGCGAACAAGAAGCGGCCGAACGCCGGCCACCAGGCCCTCGTCGACCTCGAGCGCGCAGGCCATCTCGACACCCTCGTCACGCAGAACGTGGACGGTCTCCACCAGGCGGCCGGCACGGACCCCGCGCGCGTCGTCGAGATCCACGGCACCCTCGAAGAGGTCCAATGCCTCGACTGCGGAGAGCGGGCGCCGATGATCCGCGCCCTGGCCCGGGTCGAGGCGGGCGAAGAAGATCCCGATTGCCGGACCTGTGGCGGAATGCTCAAGTCGGCGACCATCTCTTTCGGACAGGGCCTCGTCGAAGACGATCTTGCCCGGGCCTTCGCCGCCGCCGAGGATTGCGACCTGCTCCTCGCGGTCGGCACGACCCTCGCGGTCTACCCGATCGCGTCGATGGTGCCGATCGCCAAGGAAGGCGGGGCCAGGATCGTGATCGTGAACGGCGAGGCGACGGAGATGGATGCCATCGCCGATGCCCTCCTGCGCGGCTCGATCAGCGACATTCTTCCGGCCCTCGTGCCGGGCGCCTGA
- the serB gene encoding phosphoserine phosphatase SerB, producing MAEVVLINLTGPDRPGITRDLSAILAEHDVRVLDIGQAVIHDTLTLGILVELPEESDGHPVLKDVLFKSHAWDLRVRFTPVDLDEYERWVSAQGQPRHIMTLIGSRLTAAHLEGLGKVATDHGLNIDNITRLSGRVSLRAEQETPRSCVELSLRGEPDDASALRGDLLALAQDLDVDIAFQVDDVYRRNRRLVAFDMDSTLIQTEVIDELAAAAGVGDEVAKITEAAMNGELDFTQSLERRVGLLKGLDEGVLEEIAQRLPITPGAERLIATLRSLDYRTAILSGGFTYFGHHLQQRLGIDYVFANELEIDGGRLTGRVAGTVVDGARKAALLRELAERENLRLEQTIAVGDGANDLPMLDAAGLGIAFHAKPKVRDAAEQVISNLGLDGILYLIGMSDREVQQA from the coding sequence ATGGCCGAGGTCGTCCTGATCAATCTGACCGGACCGGATCGCCCGGGCATCACCCGCGATCTCTCGGCGATCCTCGCCGAGCACGACGTGCGCGTGCTCGACATCGGTCAGGCCGTCATCCACGACACGCTCACGCTCGGGATCCTGGTCGAGCTCCCCGAGGAGTCCGACGGCCACCCCGTCTTGAAGGACGTCCTCTTCAAGTCCCACGCGTGGGATCTCCGGGTACGCTTCACACCGGTCGATCTCGACGAGTACGAACGCTGGGTGAGCGCCCAGGGGCAACCGCGCCACATCATGACGCTGATCGGCAGCCGATTGACGGCGGCCCATCTCGAGGGGCTCGGGAAGGTCGCGACGGACCACGGCCTGAACATCGACAACATCACGCGGCTCTCGGGACGGGTCTCGCTCCGGGCCGAGCAGGAGACGCCGCGCTCCTGCGTCGAGCTGTCGCTACGCGGTGAGCCCGACGACGCCTCGGCGCTGCGAGGCGACCTTCTCGCCCTCGCGCAGGATCTCGACGTGGACATCGCCTTTCAGGTCGACGACGTCTATCGCCGGAATCGGCGGCTCGTCGCGTTCGACATGGACTCCACGCTGATCCAGACCGAGGTGATCGACGAACTCGCCGCGGCGGCGGGGGTCGGCGACGAAGTCGCGAAGATCACCGAGGCCGCCATGAACGGCGAGCTCGACTTCACCCAGAGCCTCGAGCGGCGGGTCGGACTTCTGAAGGGGCTCGACGAGGGCGTGCTCGAAGAGATCGCTCAGCGACTCCCGATCACGCCCGGGGCGGAGCGCCTGATCGCGACCCTGCGCTCCCTCGACTACCGGACGGCGATCCTGTCCGGTGGCTTCACGTATTTCGGTCACCACCTGCAGCAGCGTCTCGGGATCGACTACGTCTTCGCGAACGAGCTGGAGATCGACGGCGGGCGCCTGACCGGGCGCGTCGCCGGTACGGTCGTCGACGGCGCCCGCAAGGCGGCGCTGCTTCGCGAGCTCGCCGAACGCGAGAACCTGCGGCTCGAACAGACGATTGCGGTCGGAGATGGCGCCAACGATCTGCCCATGCTCGACGCCGCTGGCCTCGGGATCGCGTTCCATGCGAAGCCGAAGGTGCGTGACGCGGCGGAGCAGGTGATCTCGAATCTCGGGCTCGATGGGATTCTCTACCTGATCGGCATGAGCGACCGGGAAGTCCAGCAAGCCTGA
- a CDS encoding cytochrome P450, whose amino-acid sequence MGDPNDSTAEEIFAEILDPDRRGALYPHYHRLRERAPVLEDETLLGRRAWILTRFEDADRVLRDPVLHSDTSAIELFDTGPSGRTFFEVMRKLLLYLDPPEHDRIRGLVSKAFTPRAVDARKPRIQTEVDRLLDRVEDAGKAELVADFGYPLPIAVICEMMGIPESDRATFLTWAHDFARRGDVSGLTENVVARGEVASAGFRDYFLDLARSRRKALGDDLISALVEVEDETGRLSDAEVVSTCVILLQAGHETTADLISMAIRGLILHPDQLALLREAPARVVTAADEFIRWDTSVQISQRVGSRDIEVGGRRIPAGDVCVVMNGAANRDPGRFPDPDRLDIARATPSHLGFGMGRHFCLGASLARAEIAAAVGTFITRFPRFDFAEEPAFRPSLFLRGLARLPLSLG is encoded by the coding sequence ATGGGCGATCCGAACGACAGCACGGCCGAGGAGATCTTCGCCGAGATCCTCGATCCCGACCGACGGGGTGCGCTCTACCCCCACTACCACCGACTTCGCGAGCGGGCGCCGGTCCTCGAGGACGAGACGCTGCTCGGACGCCGCGCGTGGATCCTCACCCGATTCGAGGATGCGGATCGGGTGCTCCGGGACCCGGTGCTCCACAGCGACACGAGCGCGATCGAGCTCTTCGATACCGGACCCTCGGGACGGACCTTCTTCGAGGTCATGCGCAAGCTGCTCCTCTATCTGGATCCACCGGAGCATGACCGGATCCGCGGTCTCGTTTCGAAGGCGTTCACGCCCCGCGCCGTCGACGCGCGGAAGCCCCGGATCCAGACGGAGGTCGATCGCCTGCTCGATCGGGTGGAGGACGCGGGCAAGGCGGAGCTCGTGGCCGATTTCGGGTATCCGCTCCCGATCGCCGTGATCTGCGAGATGATGGGCATCCCCGAATCCGATCGCGCGACGTTCCTGACCTGGGCGCACGATTTCGCGCGGCGCGGCGATGTCTCCGGATTGACCGAGAACGTGGTCGCGAGGGGCGAGGTCGCGAGCGCCGGCTTCCGGGACTATTTCCTCGATCTGGCGCGCTCGCGCCGGAAGGCACTCGGGGACGATCTGATCTCGGCCCTCGTCGAGGTCGAGGACGAGACCGGGCGACTCAGCGACGCAGAAGTCGTGTCGACCTGCGTGATCCTCCTGCAGGCAGGACACGAGACGACTGCGGACCTGATCTCGATGGCCATCCGCGGCCTGATTCTCCATCCGGACCAGCTGGCGTTGTTGCGCGAAGCGCCGGCGCGGGTCGTGACGGCCGCCGACGAGTTCATTCGCTGGGACACGTCGGTCCAGATCAGCCAGCGGGTCGGTTCCCGGGACATCGAGGTCGGCGGGCGACGCATCCCCGCCGGCGACGTCTGCGTCGTGATGAACGGGGCCGCCAATCGCGACCCGGGGCGCTTTCCGGATCCCGACCGCCTCGACATCGCGCGCGCCACCCCGAGTCATCTCGGTTTCGGCATGGGGCGCCACTTCTGCCTCGGCGCTTCGCTCGCCCGCGCCGAGATCGCCGCGGCGGTGGGAACGTTCATCACCCGATTCCCGCGTTTCGACTTCGCCGAGGAGCCCGCGTTCCGGCCCTCGCTCTTCCTGCGCGGGCTGGCGCGGCTTCCCCTCAGCCTGGGTTGA